In a genomic window of Gopherus evgoodei ecotype Sinaloan lineage chromosome 14, rGopEvg1_v1.p, whole genome shotgun sequence:
- the LOC115635318 gene encoding solute carrier family 2, facilitated glucose transporter member 10-like encodes MGRALLVLLLPATVSLLGGLMFGYELGIISGALLQLQMDFHLSCFEQEILVSSLLIGALLASLVGGILIDRHGRRRAILVSNLILLCGSLILTLAGSLIWLVFGRMTVGFAISVSSMACCIYVSEMVAAHQRGLLVSLYEAGITMGILLSYALNYIFSDMTEGWRYMFGLALAPTVIQFLSILLLPTKPVVLNLCDCDSQKGLIQLQNNEDGEEAKPEPCKEKHYSFLDLFRSRDNMKSRTLVGLGLVLFQQFTGQPNILCYASKIFRSVGFQNDSSAVLASVGLGVMKVIATLVAMVFADKAGRRVLLIAGCVVMSVSVTAIGLTSWTVPLDKARDCKTATEPNASYTIAQHPMQPVSSQPAVLYIPQTSAAGESQLSPGFALTGAEGLTKDFASTRNREIITESSRTQKMDLPNQSNEETVQNTSSPFSDTPNREHMILNWITLLSMMAFVSAFSIGFGPMTWLVLSEIYPAGIRGRAFSFCNSFNWAANLLISLSFLDLIDAVGLSWMFLLYGVVGVAAVIFIYLFVPETKGQSLEEIDQQFSRKRLLKGNTFRRRFGRRGNFARAQYQRVEHSSAS; translated from the exons ATGG GTCGTGCATTGCTGGTCCTCCTGTTGCCTGCAACAGTCTCTCTCCTGGGTGGGTTAATGTTCGGATATGAGCTGGGGATTATCTCTGGTGCCTTACTGCAACTGCAGATGGACTTCCACCTCAGCTGCTTTGAACAGGAAATCCTTGTGAGTTCCCTGCTCATTGGGGCTCTCCTTGCCTCTTTGGTTGGTGGGATCCTCATTGACCGTCATGGAAGGAGGAGGGCGATACTGGTCAGCAACCTAATCTTGTTGTGTGGCAGCCTCATTCTGACTTTAGCAGGGTCACTTATTTGGCTGGTATTTGGACGTATGACTGTAGGGTTTGCAATCTCTGTGTCATCCATGGCATGCTGCATCTATGTCTCCGAAATGGTGGCTGCTCATCAGCGAGGGCTGCTGGTGTCTCTCTATGAAGCTGGCATCACCATGGGCATCTTACTCTCTTATGCGCTGAACTACATCTTCTCAGACATGACTGAGGGATGGAGATACATGTTTGGACTGGCTCTTGCACCAACTGTCATACAGTTTCTCAGTATCTTGCTCCTCCCGACTAAGCCTGTTGTATTAAACCTATGCGACTGTGACTCTCAGAAGGGCCTCATTCAACTGCAGAACAATGAAGATGGAGAGGAAGCAAAGCCAGAGCCATGTAAGGAGAAGCATTATTCCTTTCTTGACCTTTTCAGGTCTAGAGACAACATGAAAAGCAGGACTCTGGTTGGCCTGGGTTTGGTGCTCTTTCAGCAGTTCACCGGGCAACCTAATATTCTGTGCTATGCTTCCAAAATCTTCCGCTCCGTGGGATTTCAGAATGATTCATCTGCTGTCCTGGCTTCTGTGGGGCTCGGGGTGATGAAGGTGATTGCAACATTAGTTGCAATGGTTTTTGCAGATAAGGCAGGCAGAAGGGTATTATTGATTGCTGGGTGTGTGGTGATGTCTGTCTCCGTCACTGCTATTGGCCTCACCAGCTGGACTGTTCCATTGGATAAGGCCAGAGACTGTAAGACTGCCACAGAGCCCAATGCTTCGTACACCATTGCACAACATCCCATGCAGCCAGTATCCTCCCAACCAGCTGTGTTGTACATCCCACAGACTTCAGCTGCTGGTGAAAGTCAGTTGAGTCCTGGTTTTGCTCTTACCGGAGCAGAGGGTCTTACAAAAGACTTTGCCAGCACTAGAAACAGAGAGATCATTACAGAGTCTTCCCGCACTCAGAAAATGGACCTGCCAAATCAGTCCAATGAAGAAACAGTGCAAAACACAAGCTCTCCTTTCAGTGATACTCCCAATAGGGAACATATGATTTTAAATTGGATTACTTTGCTGAGCATGATGGCCTTTGTGAGCGCATTCTCAATTGGATTTGGACCAA TGACATGGCTGGTCCTCAGTGAGATCTATCCTGCTGGAATAAGAGGAAGGGCCTTTTCCTTCTGCAACAGCTTTAACTGGGCTGCTAATTTACTGATCAGCCTCTCGTTCCTTGATCTCATTG ATGCAGTAGGCTTGTCATGGATGTTTCTTCTCTATGGAGTAGTGGGAGTGGCAGCtgttatatttatttatctttttgtTCCGGAAACAAAAGGACAGTCTCTAGAGGAgatagaccagcagttctcaaggAAACG GTTGTTGAAAGGAAACACATTCAGGCGAAGATTTGGAAGAAGGGGAAACTTTGCACGTGCTCAGTACCAAAGGGTGGAGCACTCCAGCGCATCCTGA
- the TP53RK gene encoding EKC/KEOPS complex subunit TP53RK encodes MAGGAGEAGARAVSPPPLRGLQLVQQGAEARLYRGQFLGRAAVVKLRFPKRYRHPALEERLSRRRTAQEARSLLRCRRAGISAPVVYFVDYVSNCIYLEDIVESTTVRDYITSVQQSGKDTNNLFLLAEKIGEVLARMHDEDLIHGDLTTSNMLLRPPVEELDLVLIDFGLSFMSGLPEDKGVDLYVLERAFLSTHPNTDTLFEALLKKYSTTSKKSSLVIKKLDEVRLRGRKRSMVG; translated from the exons ATGGCCGGTGGGGCAGGCGAGGCGGGAGCGCGCGCGGTGTCTCCCCCGCCGCTGCGGGGGCTGCagctggtgcagcagggggccGAGGCGCGGCTGTACCGGGGACAGTTCCTGGGCCGGGCGGCCGTGGTCAAGCTCCGCTTCCCCAAGCGCTACCGGCACCCGGCGCTGGAGGAGCGGCTGAGCCGGCGGCGGACGGCGCAGGAGGCCCGCTCCTTGCTGCGCTGCCGCCGGGCAG GGATTTCTGCACCAGTGGTTTATTTTGTGGATTATGTCTCCAATTGTATATATCTTGAAGATATCGTAGAATCAACTACAGTTCGGGATTATATAACTTCTGTACAGCAAAGTGGAAAGGATACCAACAACCTCTTTCTCTTAGCAGAAAAGATAGGCGAGGTTTTAGCACGAATGCATGATGAGGATCTTATCCATGGAGACCTTACAACTTCCAACATGCTTTTGCGACCCCCAGTAGAAGAGCTGGACCTGGTGCTAATAGATTTTGGACTGAGTTTTATGTCTGGTCTTCCTGAGGATAAAGGAGTTGATTTGTATGTTTTGGAGAGAGCTTTTCTGAGTACTCATCCAAACACAgacacactgtttgaagcccTGCTGAAGAAGTACTCTACTACATCTAAAAAATCAAGTCTAGTGATCAAAAAGCTGGATGAAGTACGactgaggggaagaaagagaTCCATGGTTGGATAG